From a region of the Acinetobacter calcoaceticus genome:
- the cpaA gene encoding metalloendopeptidase CpaA yields the protein MNLKLKTSLIIGAIVASSLVYAATVLSPNQNNNSGSIPSGYSDLEFSLANGNWVKNLSLPASANNLDKITIRSSAAYSSYLDTSNTNIPLEVLKINSGDVYQFVFNTAQNKWIAQLATVSPTNGANYEVVPLTTASIQKVLIQNDKWAQTIALPSDVHDGTTVRIVSTASADSNIDKANLLFPSSFLLKNGSEYWFKYYSALGKWVPEYIKPQKLNVQQIGTSLAVVNSPLTEVSFGDGNWVSNFTLPATANDRDRIVIKSTATWSAKINNTNINSQATLTLKTGDQYEFMYVSDKGYWQLISSPTKVIDSSATIPAILPNMTQPALKVKLSTSNWQPTLQLPVKAQVGDKVVIASNASADTFINAANGLSTAIKNGENRRFIYTAQGWSVDSYTIDMLLVSSPEVNSILGESAAKLRMIEGVNLTNLTAENSNARFYLRDVGYLTYKIPAATLKEAISFGRDDTTVQNERKRVLADGVYYQGNEPGDGGCGWAWINASSYNMIGANDIAGCSFAAMRHEVGHNLGLYHNGSTNIGSGFAHPLGSTAMGGNNINFYSNPYLYNPKYGVRLGEEGKIDAVSVINLNAQKISLYN from the coding sequence GTGAATTTAAAATTAAAAACATCACTTATTATCGGAGCAATTGTTGCATCTTCACTTGTATATGCCGCAACTGTACTTTCACCCAATCAGAATAATAATAGTGGATCAATTCCATCTGGTTATTCAGATTTAGAATTTTCTTTAGCAAATGGGAATTGGGTCAAAAATCTCTCTTTACCAGCAAGTGCTAATAATTTAGACAAAATTACAATTCGCTCTAGTGCGGCTTATAGTAGTTATTTAGATACTTCTAATACGAATATTCCGTTAGAAGTGTTGAAGATAAATAGCGGGGATGTTTACCAATTTGTCTTTAATACCGCTCAAAATAAATGGATTGCTCAATTAGCGACAGTGAGTCCTACGAATGGTGCTAACTATGAGGTTGTACCGTTAACAACTGCATCCATACAAAAAGTACTTATTCAAAATGATAAATGGGCACAAACCATTGCATTACCAAGTGACGTACACGATGGAACGACTGTACGAATTGTTTCCACAGCAAGTGCTGATTCCAATATAGATAAAGCAAATTTGCTATTCCCAAGCAGTTTTTTATTAAAAAATGGGTCTGAATATTGGTTTAAATATTATTCGGCTTTAGGGAAATGGGTGCCAGAATATATTAAACCGCAGAAGTTAAATGTTCAGCAAATTGGAACATCTTTAGCAGTTGTAAATAGTCCACTTACAGAAGTTTCATTTGGGGATGGGAACTGGGTATCCAATTTCACTCTACCAGCGACTGCAAATGATCGGGATAGAATTGTTATTAAATCTACGGCGACTTGGTCTGCAAAAATTAATAATACCAATATTAATAGCCAAGCGACTTTAACGCTAAAAACAGGCGATCAATATGAGTTTATGTATGTCAGTGATAAAGGATATTGGCAGCTGATCTCTTCACCAACGAAGGTGATTGATTCATCGGCAACAATTCCTGCAATTTTACCGAATATGACTCAACCCGCTTTAAAGGTAAAACTTTCTACCTCAAATTGGCAGCCAACCTTGCAACTACCAGTTAAAGCTCAAGTCGGGGATAAGGTGGTTATTGCGTCAAATGCATCGGCAGACACCTTTATTAATGCGGCTAATGGTTTGTCTACAGCAATTAAAAATGGTGAAAATCGCCGTTTTATTTACACGGCTCAAGGCTGGTCAGTAGATAGCTACACAATTGATATGTTGTTGGTTTCTAGCCCAGAAGTAAATTCAATTTTAGGTGAAAGCGCTGCAAAATTGAGAATGATTGAAGGTGTAAATTTAACGAATTTAACTGCTGAAAATTCGAATGCACGTTTTTACTTAAGAGATGTGGGCTATTTAACTTATAAAATACCTGCTGCAACTTTAAAAGAAGCGATTTCTTTTGGACGTGATGACACGACTGTACAAAATGAACGCAAACGCGTATTGGCCGATGGCGTCTATTATCAAGGCAATGAACCAGGCGATGGCGGTTGTGGCTGGGCATGGATTAATGCATCTTCATATAACATGATTGGTGCAAATGATATTGCAGGTTGTTCTTTTGCTGCGATGCGTCATGAGGTGGGACATAATCTTGGCCTATACCATAATGGTTCAACCAATATTGGTTCAGGCTTTGCTCATCCTTTAGGGAGTACTGCGATGGGAGGCAACAATATTAATTTTTACTCTAACCCGTATCTATATAACCCTAAATATGGTGTTCGTTTGGGTGAGGAAGGAAAAATTGATGCGGTCAGTGTCATTAACCTAAATGCACAGAAAATTTCTTTATATAACTAA
- the cpaB gene encoding metalloprotease secretion chaperone CpaB, which yields MKKNKLLIGTAIACLALAVLIWLAFSQQSSSALTSSADNQKGEVSLKRVESQNGFTRQNTMNLSPSEKERLSKQQIVFNEIEKDQLPSNVNFPLIKNGQGMVIKYDPNVIELKKVGDTVKFQMLEYGINRTGKIVEIEPVDQDIVRWTGKFDQGDPNQNFFTITQSQKDHYTIMQIFTEKGNYSAEIKDGVGLVQTMDDGVTDQELHHDHP from the coding sequence ATGAAAAAAAATAAATTGTTAATAGGAACTGCTATCGCTTGTTTAGCGCTAGCAGTTCTCATCTGGCTCGCATTTTCACAGCAAAGTTCTTCTGCTTTAACGTCATCTGCAGATAACCAGAAAGGTGAAGTTAGCTTAAAGCGAGTTGAAAGTCAGAATGGTTTTACTCGTCAAAATACAATGAATTTGAGTCCGTCAGAGAAAGAAAGATTATCTAAGCAACAAATTGTTTTTAATGAAATAGAAAAGGATCAGCTGCCTTCTAATGTTAATTTTCCATTGATTAAAAATGGACAAGGTATGGTGATTAAGTATGATCCAAACGTGATTGAACTCAAAAAAGTAGGTGATACGGTTAAGTTTCAAATGTTGGAATATGGCATTAACCGCACAGGGAAAATTGTAGAGATCGAGCCTGTTGACCAAGATATTGTTCGGTGGACTGGGAAATTTGATCAGGGAGATCCAAATCAGAATTTCTTTACCATCACCCAAAGTCAAAAAGACCACTATACGATCATGCAAATTTTTACCGAAAAAGGAAATTATTCGGCTGAAATTAAAGATGGGGTTGGGCTGGTACAAACGATGGATGACGGAGTCACTGATCAGGAGTTACATCATGATCACCCTTAG
- a CDS encoding DNA polymerase III subunit gamma/tau, whose product MYQVLARKYRPRNFNELVGQNHVSRALSSALERGRLHHAYLFTGTRGVGKTTIARILAKCLNCETGVTSTPCEVCATCKAVNEGRFIDLIEIDAASRTKVEDTRELLDNVPYAPTQGRFKVYLIDEVHMLSTHSFNALLKTLEEPPEHVKFLFATTDPQKLPITVISRCLQFTLRPLAVDEITKHLGTILEKEQIVSDQDAIWQIAESAQGSLRDALSLTDQAIAYGQGAVQHQDVKEMLGLIDRTIIYDLILAIHQNQREKVSQLLLQFRHQALDVSLVLDQLISTLHELAILQYLPDLSLKYSDEINRKIMQLSKLISAQDLQLYYQIACKGRSDLQLAVTQEQGFEMCILRLLAFRPLAPNEIVVSEPVQQNQQIVLNPQVQQTAQDIAPVSAIQPVEVISQPAIVEPEPEPEPEPEPEPEPEPEPEPEPEPEPEPEPEPEPEPEPNQDLMVFDPSHHELIGFESASVQETSNVLEEDFIPVPEQKSVQVQAETIAKNIEPEPAFTAEPIGLFEAPSTDFSIAQDTPVTDDLALESVVEQPLLVETPDAIEKVAVVKEISATDNGQLMPQDILKLTTQTLEGEWTLAKWEYWFRTSQLSPAVQELAQHGVMTGQIGGNTVFHIPQEYENMLTQLQQGLIDALNEQWPDTQFTVEYGAVNTATPYIIQSARKEKAFQRAAELLQQQPVIKSLIETFDGELQNIQLKP is encoded by the coding sequence ATGTATCAAGTACTTGCTAGAAAATACCGTCCACGTAATTTCAATGAGTTAGTGGGGCAAAACCATGTTTCTCGTGCATTAAGCAGTGCATTGGAACGCGGTCGTCTACACCATGCTTATTTATTTACAGGAACGCGTGGTGTGGGGAAGACCACAATTGCACGTATTTTAGCCAAGTGTTTAAACTGTGAAACAGGTGTGACCTCTACACCATGTGAAGTCTGTGCAACTTGTAAGGCGGTAAATGAAGGCCGTTTTATTGACCTGATTGAAATTGATGCTGCTTCAAGAACAAAAGTAGAAGATACGCGTGAACTTTTAGACAACGTTCCATATGCGCCAACGCAAGGTCGTTTTAAAGTTTACCTGATTGACGAAGTACATATGTTATCTACGCATTCCTTTAATGCGTTATTAAAAACATTAGAAGAACCACCAGAACACGTTAAATTTTTATTTGCAACGACTGATCCACAAAAGCTGCCGATTACGGTCATTTCACGTTGTTTGCAATTTACATTGCGCCCTTTAGCTGTCGATGAAATTACAAAGCATCTTGGCACTATTCTTGAAAAAGAACAGATTGTTTCTGACCAAGATGCAATTTGGCAAATTGCCGAGTCTGCTCAAGGTTCATTGCGTGATGCATTATCTTTAACCGATCAGGCAATTGCCTATGGTCAGGGTGCTGTACAGCATCAAGATGTTAAAGAAATGCTCGGTCTAATTGACCGCACCATTATTTATGATTTGATTTTAGCGATTCATCAGAACCAACGTGAAAAAGTTAGTCAGCTTTTATTGCAATTTAGACATCAAGCGCTCGATGTTTCACTGGTGCTTGATCAGTTGATTTCGACATTGCATGAATTGGCAATTTTGCAATATCTGCCTGATTTGAGTTTGAAATATAGCGATGAAATCAATCGCAAAATCATGCAACTGTCCAAGCTGATTTCTGCTCAGGATTTACAACTGTATTATCAAATTGCATGTAAAGGGCGGTCTGACCTCCAACTTGCCGTGACGCAAGAACAAGGTTTTGAAATGTGTATTTTACGCTTATTGGCATTCCGTCCTTTAGCGCCAAATGAAATTGTGGTTTCAGAGCCTGTTCAACAAAATCAGCAAATTGTGTTGAATCCCCAAGTTCAACAAACAGCCCAAGATATTGCTCCTGTAAGTGCTATTCAGCCAGTTGAAGTTATTAGCCAACCCGCTATAGTTGAACCTGAACCTGAACCTGAACCTGAACCTGAACCTGAACCTGAACCTGAACCTGAACCTGAACCTGAACCTGAACCTGAACCTGAACCTGAACCTGAACCTGAACCTGAACCTGAACCTAATCAGGATTTAATGGTATTTGATCCAAGTCATCATGAGTTAATCGGATTTGAGTCAGCATCTGTTCAAGAAACAAGTAATGTTTTGGAGGAAGATTTTATTCCTGTACCAGAACAAAAGTCAGTACAAGTTCAGGCTGAAACCATCGCTAAAAATATTGAACCTGAACCAGCTTTTACTGCTGAGCCTATAGGTTTATTTGAAGCGCCTAGCACTGATTTTTCAATTGCCCAAGATACGCCCGTTACTGATGATTTAGCCTTAGAATCTGTTGTCGAGCAACCGTTACTGGTGGAAACCCCAGATGCGATTGAGAAGGTTGCAGTTGTAAAAGAAATTAGTGCAACTGATAACGGGCAGCTTATGCCTCAAGACATTTTGAAGCTAACCACGCAAACCTTAGAAGGCGAGTGGACACTAGCAAAATGGGAATATTGGTTTAGAACTAGTCAACTTTCTCCAGCTGTTCAAGAGCTTGCTCAGCATGGCGTGATGACAGGTCAAATTGGTGGCAATACAGTTTTCCATATTCCTCAAGAATATGAAAATATGTTGACTCAATTACAACAAGGTCTTATTGATGCATTAAATGAGCAATGGCCTGATACCCAATTTACAGTTGAATATGGTGCTGTAAATACGGCTACACCATATATCATTCAAAGTGCGCGTAAAGAAAAAGCCTTTCAAAGAGCAGCTGAGTTATTACAACAGCAGCCAGTCATTAAAAGCCTCATAGAGACCTTTGATGGCGAATTACAAAATATTCAATTAAAGCCTTAA
- a CDS encoding phosphocholine-specific phospholipase C — protein MITRRKFLNYSLNMGFGAAALAAFPSSIQKALAIPANNKTGTIQDVEHVIILMQENRSFDHYFGTLKGVRGFADRFTIPLPSGRYVWEQLRSNGQVLTPFHLDGTANNAQRADGTPHTWNDSQLAWDSGRMANWPAHKTDISMGYFKEKEIPYQFALANAFTICDAYHCSMHTGTDANRSFHLTGTNGATPTKRSFVNNEWDWIDGNPATADRGYTWKTYAERLEEAGVNWICYQNMPDEWGDNMLGAFRSFRKANIASGYPVASGGEPNKPYADTGQKLPYKAYDAATDNAKNPLYKGIANTLPGNKPEEYLDAFKRDIREGKLPQVSWINAPSIYCEHPDPSSPVQGAWFIQEIIDALTAVPEVWSKTALIINFDENDGYFDHMPSPSAPSRLKNGQYAGKSTLSSADMQDEYFDHAAPEGSHSQPTPDGQVYGPGPRVPLYVISPWSRGGWVNSQVFDHTSVLMFLEKRFGVKEPNISPYRRAVCGDLTSAFNFKTPNADVLPQLNGKQTRLQADELREHQEALPAVPVPTDSKLPIQQSGIRLSRALPYELHTSARCKADGKVQLIFSNTGQQAAVFHVYDKLNLDRIPKRYIVEPNKTLDDEWDALKDNLGRYDLWVLGPNGYHRHFKGDTQRIVDSGIKPEIRVCYDIANGDVYVELMNDGTKDAILTVKPCAYRQDAPLQLTVKAGQIVKQHWALAEVGHWYDFEITSQSDPYYYRRFAGRVETGEDSFSDPAMM, from the coding sequence ATGATTACACGTCGTAAATTTTTAAATTACTCTTTAAATATGGGTTTTGGTGCTGCGGCATTGGCAGCTTTCCCATCTAGTATTCAAAAAGCTTTGGCAATTCCTGCAAACAATAAAACAGGCACAATTCAAGATGTCGAACATGTCATTATCTTAATGCAGGAAAACCGATCTTTTGACCATTATTTTGGAACATTAAAAGGCGTTCGAGGTTTTGCTGATCGTTTTACGATTCCTTTACCAAGCGGCCGCTATGTATGGGAACAACTCAGAAGTAATGGGCAAGTTTTAACGCCATTTCATTTAGATGGTACAGCCAATAATGCACAGCGTGCAGATGGTACGCCACATACATGGAATGACAGTCAGTTGGCTTGGGACAGTGGGCGTATGGCGAATTGGCCAGCCCATAAAACCGATATATCAATGGGCTATTTTAAAGAAAAAGAAATTCCATATCAGTTTGCACTTGCAAATGCTTTTACGATTTGTGATGCCTACCATTGCTCTATGCACACTGGAACAGATGCGAATCGGTCTTTTCACTTAACAGGTACAAATGGGGCAACACCAACCAAGCGATCATTTGTAAATAATGAATGGGACTGGATTGATGGTAACCCAGCTACGGCAGATCGTGGTTATACGTGGAAGACTTATGCAGAACGTTTGGAAGAAGCCGGTGTAAACTGGATTTGTTATCAAAATATGCCAGATGAATGGGGCGATAATATGCTTGGTGCATTCCGCTCATTTAGAAAGGCAAATATCGCATCTGGTTATCCGGTTGCAAGTGGTGGTGAACCAAACAAACCGTATGCCGATACAGGTCAAAAGTTACCATATAAAGCTTATGATGCTGCGACTGATAATGCCAAAAATCCATTATATAAGGGCATCGCAAATACTTTACCGGGCAATAAACCAGAAGAATATCTCGACGCTTTTAAACGAGACATTCGTGAAGGGAAATTGCCACAAGTCTCTTGGATTAATGCGCCGTCAATTTACTGTGAACATCCAGACCCTTCAAGCCCAGTTCAAGGGGCGTGGTTTATTCAAGAAATTATTGATGCATTAACTGCTGTACCAGAAGTTTGGAGTAAAACAGCACTGATTATCAATTTTGATGAAAATGATGGTTACTTTGACCATATGCCATCACCATCAGCGCCATCTCGTCTTAAAAATGGTCAGTATGCTGGAAAATCGACATTAAGCAGTGCTGATATGCAGGACGAATATTTTGATCATGCTGCGCCTGAGGGAAGCCATTCTCAGCCTACACCTGATGGACAAGTTTATGGTCCGGGTCCTCGTGTACCGTTATATGTGATTTCTCCATGGAGCCGCGGTGGTTGGGTCAACTCGCAAGTTTTTGACCATACGTCCGTGCTGATGTTTTTAGAAAAACGATTTGGTGTAAAAGAGCCGAATATTAGTCCATACCGCCGTGCAGTGTGTGGTGATTTAACCAGCGCATTTAATTTTAAAACACCAAATGCAGATGTTCTACCACAGCTCAATGGAAAACAAACACGTTTACAAGCAGATGAGTTAAGAGAGCATCAAGAAGCCTTGCCTGCTGTTCCAGTACCAACAGATAGCAAATTACCGATTCAGCAAAGTGGTATACGTCTGTCACGTGCATTGCCTTATGAGCTGCATACGAGTGCACGTTGTAAAGCGGATGGTAAGGTGCAATTGATTTTCTCTAATACGGGGCAGCAAGCGGCGGTTTTTCATGTATATGACAAGCTCAATCTCGACCGTATTCCAAAGCGTTATATTGTCGAGCCGAATAAAACCTTAGATGATGAATGGGATGCTTTAAAAGATAACTTAGGTCGTTATGATTTATGGGTGTTAGGCCCAAATGGTTATCATCGTCACTTTAAAGGAGATACTCAACGTATTGTCGATAGTGGAATTAAACCTGAAATTCGAGTGTGTTATGACATCGCCAATGGTGATGTTTATGTAGAGCTGATGAATGATGGGACTAAGGATGCAATATTGACGGTAAAACCATGCGCATATCGACAGGATGCTCCATTACAACTGACCGTAAAAGCGGGTCAAATCGTTAAACAACACTGGGCTTTGGCTGAGGTTGGACATTGGTATGATTTTGAAATCACGAGTCAGAGTGATCCATATTATTACCGACGTTTTGCTGGCCGAGTTGAAACGGGTGAAGACTCTTTTAGTGATCCCGCAATGATGTAA
- a CDS encoding acyl-CoA thioesterase, with translation MTKPVLKTRDQFKFFLDIQTRWADNDIYGHVNNVTYYSYFDTAANALLIQETGFDIHQSQSIGLVVDSACSFLQELSFPEIIQVGVAIGKIGNTSLRYELAIFKQGQQQASAQGHFLHVFVDRETRKTIPISESTRDVLEKFLL, from the coding sequence ATGACTAAACCCGTTTTAAAAACCCGTGATCAATTTAAGTTCTTTTTAGATATTCAAACTCGATGGGCAGATAACGATATCTACGGTCATGTGAATAATGTGACTTACTATAGCTATTTTGATACAGCAGCAAATGCTTTACTCATTCAAGAAACAGGTTTTGATATTCATCAATCACAATCAATTGGCTTAGTGGTCGATTCAGCTTGTAGTTTTCTTCAAGAATTGTCATTCCCAGAAATTATTCAAGTAGGCGTTGCGATTGGTAAAATCGGTAACACTTCACTGCGTTATGAATTGGCAATCTTTAAACAAGGTCAACAACAAGCTTCAGCCCAAGGACATTTTTTACATGTGTTTGTTGACCGTGAAACCCGAAAAACGATTCCAATTTCTGAGTCTACTCGTGACGTTTTAGAGAAATTTTTATTATAA
- a CDS encoding iron-containing alcohol dehydrogenase translates to MSHFQLQTVPNIISGLGSIQELQNVLAQKGYGKLLLVTDAGMIKNQLHLPILQILDTLNLDYVVYADVQADPPEQVVLDAANYAKQQNVDAIIGFGGGSSLDVAKVIALLAHPDQTQSLQDMYGVNQIKTTRLPLILIPTTAGTGSEVTPISIVTTGETTKMGIVSPVLYADTAILDATFTQNLPAHITAATGIDAMVHAIEAYTSKHKKNIYTDILAKHALKLLNHNLPKVLKNENDLEARQNMLFGSMLAGQAFANSPVAAVHALAYPLGGHFHLSHGHTNALVLVEVLKFNTPNAKQYYAELMQWLDPYSNGSTDGLCDLFIDHMQNHLDRSGLTLKLRDLGIEESSLPRLAQDAMLQTRLLQNNPRDMTEAAALAIYQAIH, encoded by the coding sequence ATGAGCCATTTTCAATTGCAAACCGTTCCAAATATCATCTCAGGCTTAGGCTCTATACAAGAATTACAGAATGTTTTAGCACAAAAAGGTTACGGCAAATTATTACTGGTGACCGATGCAGGAATGATCAAAAATCAGCTACACCTACCCATTCTTCAAATTTTAGATACGCTTAATCTTGATTATGTCGTTTATGCCGATGTTCAGGCTGACCCACCGGAACAAGTGGTATTAGATGCAGCCAATTATGCAAAACAACAAAATGTAGATGCCATTATTGGTTTTGGTGGTGGTAGTTCTTTAGATGTTGCAAAAGTAATTGCTTTGTTGGCACACCCCGACCAAACTCAAAGTTTGCAAGACATGTATGGCGTAAATCAAATAAAAACTACTCGTCTTCCGCTCATTTTAATTCCAACTACAGCGGGTACAGGCTCGGAAGTCACTCCAATTTCGATTGTCACAACGGGTGAAACCACTAAAATGGGAATTGTCTCTCCAGTGCTTTATGCCGATACAGCAATTCTTGACGCGACCTTTACTCAAAATTTACCCGCTCATATTACTGCTGCAACGGGTATTGATGCGATGGTGCATGCCATTGAGGCATATACCTCTAAACATAAAAAGAATATTTATACTGATATTTTAGCCAAACATGCTTTGAAATTACTGAACCATAATTTGCCTAAAGTGCTTAAGAATGAAAATGACCTCGAAGCGCGACAAAACATGCTTTTCGGTTCTATGCTTGCAGGTCAGGCATTTGCTAATTCTCCAGTTGCCGCTGTGCATGCTTTGGCTTATCCACTCGGTGGGCATTTTCATTTATCGCATGGGCATACCAATGCCTTAGTATTGGTTGAAGTCTTAAAATTTAATACGCCAAATGCCAAACAATATTATGCAGAGCTTATGCAATGGCTAGACCCATATAGTAATGGTAGCACTGACGGTTTATGTGACTTGTTTATTGATCATATGCAAAACCACTTAGACCGCAGTGGTTTGACTTTAAAACTTAGAGATTTGGGTATTGAAGAGTCCAGTTTACCTAGGCTTGCGCAAGATGCCATGCTACAAACCCGCTTACTGCAAAATAACCCACGTGACATGACAGAAGCTGCTGCTTTGGCAATTTATCAGGCGATTCATTGA
- a CDS encoding YcgJ family protein: MLSSAAMAKTSSSVYSPKKGVICDKYICADKKGVSKKLTAKYLGTNKANKAFSQGDFDTSAFTLSNGVFCDTKTKLCHVDRYFENGHRSKVDRKMTDKLFK, encoded by the coding sequence ATGCTGAGCTCCGCAGCAATGGCGAAAACTAGCTCTAGCGTCTATTCACCTAAAAAGGGTGTCATTTGTGACAAATATATCTGTGCTGACAAGAAGGGTGTATCTAAAAAACTTACAGCCAAATATTTAGGAACTAACAAAGCGAACAAAGCATTCTCTCAAGGCGATTTTGATACCTCAGCATTTACACTCTCAAACGGCGTATTCTGTGATACAAAAACAAAACTATGTCATGTCGACCGATACTTTGAAAATGGGCATCGTAGTAAAGTTGATAGAAAAATGACGGATAAACTTTTTAAATAA
- a CDS encoding DUF4882 family protein, protein MTLTGASTKRDTSGSVVAKELDRKVILVTVPTDGKVRVGLYFNQVSKQIGYIINGTNYGYLNLLAENSLKSIGFKGTGIQSSNVNSKFLGKIIDKANIQFTYPTGTTDICGSTI, encoded by the coding sequence GTGACTCTCACGGGAGCAAGTACTAAAAGAGATACTTCTGGCTCAGTAGTTGCAAAGGAGCTTGATCGAAAGGTAATTCTTGTTACGGTACCAACAGATGGCAAAGTTAGGGTTGGACTTTATTTTAATCAGGTTAGTAAACAAATAGGTTATATCATCAATGGTACTAATTATGGATACCTTAACTTACTTGCTGAAAACTCTTTAAAAAGTATTGGATTTAAAGGGACAGGAATACAATCATCAAATGTCAACTCTAAATTTCTTGGTAAAATTATTGATAAAGCAAATATACAGTTTACCTATCCAACAGGTACCACTGATATTTGTGGCAGTACCATTTAA
- a CDS encoding acyltransferase family protein, whose translation MHSLNHLKINGLLREFFDKFFQYFPGVPIFFTVSGFLIFWAFDRNHDIKKYSINRILRLYPALYVCLFITVLLLIFFSSFSLLTHTSFYIWLIGQLTILQFYTPEILKFWGVGTPNGALWTITVEVQFYILVPIIFFLMKKLKGAFVLLLLFILSLIANFYFAGLDENIIKKLSFVSIIPYLFNFLIGSSFYIFWTKLSKFIENKFIVWFTIYVVYFLIFGVYLGKETHAYEMSNIFQIITTALLSLVTLSFAFSHKNLSDKLLKHNDISYGIYIYHMLVVNTLVTIGLLHEPIYIFLTFIVTIILAILSWKLIEKPALSLKNRF comes from the coding sequence ATGCATAGTCTAAATCACCTGAAAATAAATGGTTTATTACGTGAATTTTTTGATAAATTTTTCCAATATTTTCCTGGTGTTCCAATATTCTTTACTGTCAGTGGATTTCTTATCTTTTGGGCATTTGATCGTAATCATGATATTAAAAAATACAGTATTAATCGAATATTAAGGCTTTATCCTGCTCTATACGTATGCTTATTTATTACAGTTTTACTTCTCATTTTTTTCTCTTCATTTTCTCTACTTACACATACAAGTTTTTATATATGGTTAATTGGTCAATTAACAATTTTACAGTTTTATACACCAGAAATTTTAAAATTCTGGGGTGTAGGTACACCCAATGGAGCTTTATGGACAATTACAGTTGAAGTTCAATTTTACATTCTTGTTCCCATTATATTTTTTCTTATGAAAAAACTAAAAGGAGCATTTGTTTTACTTCTTCTTTTTATATTATCCCTTATTGCAAACTTCTATTTTGCTGGGCTCGATGAAAATATTATTAAAAAATTAAGTTTTGTATCTATCATTCCTTATCTTTTTAATTTTTTGATCGGTTCATCTTTCTATATTTTTTGGACAAAATTATCTAAATTTATTGAGAATAAGTTTATTGTTTGGTTCACGATCTATGTAGTTTATTTTTTAATATTCGGAGTGTATTTAGGTAAAGAGACACATGCTTATGAGATGAGTAACATTTTCCAAATAATTACAACAGCTTTGCTTTCTTTGGTCACTCTATCATTTGCATTTTCTCATAAAAATCTCAGTGATAAGTTGTTAAAACACAATGACATTTCTTATGGGATATATATTTATCATATGCTTGTTGTAAATACTCTTGTGACCATTGGGTTGTTGCATGAACCAATCTATATATTTCTTACATTCATAGTCACAATAATTTTAGCTATATTAAGCTGGAAACTAATAGAAAAACCAGCTCTAAGTTTAAAGAACAGATTCTAA
- a CDS encoding low molecular weight protein-tyrosine-phosphatase, whose translation METQYKVLCVCLGNICRSPTAEVVFRHYCDTHQLNIFVDSAGTSNYHPNKAPDQRSQLHAKKRGYDLSSLRARQLSTQDFLEFDLILAMDHQNFDDIHDMLQSAVSQFGTHQIRAKVALMSEHDPQYPQQALPDPYYGGAEGFERVLDQCESSSLAWINILQKQLNV comes from the coding sequence ATGGAAACACAATATAAGGTGTTATGTGTCTGTTTAGGAAATATTTGCCGCTCTCCCACGGCTGAAGTAGTTTTTAGGCATTATTGTGATACACATCAACTCAATATATTTGTCGATTCGGCTGGAACCAGTAATTATCATCCAAACAAAGCACCAGATCAGCGTAGTCAGCTGCACGCTAAAAAAAGAGGTTATGACTTATCTTCATTGCGTGCAAGACAGCTTTCAACTCAAGACTTTTTAGAGTTTGATTTAATTTTGGCAATGGATCATCAAAACTTTGATGATATTCATGACATGCTACAAAGTGCGGTTTCTCAGTTTGGTACACATCAAATTCGTGCAAAAGTAGCGTTAATGAGCGAGCATGATCCCCAATATCCACAACAAGCCTTGCCTGACCCTTATTATGGTGGCGCTGAAGGCTTTGAACGCGTACTCGACCAATGCGAATCAAGTAGTTTGGCGTGGATTAATATTTTACAAAAACAATTGAATGTTTAA